AAGAGAGATAGGAAGAAATATAATTGGAGCTCAGTGGGTAAAacctttgttttaatttcaaaaagaATTTGGCTGAGGTCTAATTTATTCATCTCTCCCTCGTCCACCTCCTGATATAAAAGTGAGGAAGGTACGTGTGAAGTCAATAGTCGCAGCTCACACTAAAACCTAAGCTCACCCCCTTTTTAGCTGTCCAATCGAATGCgaattatttgattaaaaatccTCTTGTAAATGCACTCTGctcaaatattcagtttcatttGGAAATACATCACAGTACAGAAGCTAAAGACGTTCTTACTTCTGTTTCACTGGGACTTTAAATACAGAATTAGTCTCTGGAATCATTTTGAAACCTACATTTAGGTGTAATATCCACTCTTACTGCAAGGGGGGAAGATGAGGGAGTAAAAATTGAATAATTAAATGTACCACAGCAGACCATAGTCAAAAGAGCAGATGTGTCTCCTCTGCACCTGCTCTTAATAATGTTGCTCAGTTTCAGTGATTTCACTCAACAATCCAGTTAAGCTGAACAAGTATTCTGACTATATGAGCTCGGCTGTGTATTCATTCACAAATGAAAGCATGTTGCTCTTACCTTCTGGCATTTTGGAATATTGTCCTCCCCGGTATCTGTGGTCTGCAGTGCGGAGAGGATGTATCTATTCAAAGTGCTGTCCAACGCCAGATCCCGAAGACAGGAAATGGACAAGATACCATCCCACTGCAGGATGTTGCCCAGCAGCTAGGACAGAAGCACAAAAGCATATAATGTCAATATCAAAATAATTCTATTCACAAATGTATGTGTCACCATCGGTGGTTAGTGTACAAACTATATCAAGGACACGCACGTTCATAAATGATAAACGTTTATATTAGTCGTGTATGAATATAAACAATTTACAAACAACGCTGTATTTACTCCACCTTTGAACATACCTTCACACAGGACCAGAACTGCCTCTGGTAGAATAAGTAAGGACTGCTATTCTTGTTCTCCAACACactaaacaaaagcaaaaaaaacacactttcaatCAATTATAAAGTTCCATCATACGAactgaagaaatacaaaatggACGGGGCTAATGGCAGTTGTGTTACATACTGTTTTGGGTAGAGTGGAAGAAAGACATCTTCATCCAGAGTTCGCCTGGTCCTGAAGACAATAGTTTTCAAAAGCTCCtgataaaagggaaaaaaggaaatcaagaTGACATttgatttacaataaaagctAAAGTAATCTCCTGTTTTACAGACAAggtgctttatttttatgtatgagTGGACGGTACCTGTGTGTACCGGTTGTCCCCATGCAGCACAGTGGGGTAACCTTTCATTAGTCTGCGAATGAAGCCCACCAGCCTGGCTGTCTGACTGTTTGACAGCGGGTCCCACACTTGCTCTGccaacactgacagacacacacacacatacacaaaccaatacataaataaacatggaaTATTTTGTACCGGTCTGCATTGTTATGCTGAGAAAATCTCAGTATGCTGGGAGCAGCTGTGTGGGTTACTCTACCTGTCAGTTTGGAGAGGATGACCTTCTCCACAATAGCAGGCAGCAAGCTGATATCCCCATCTCCTCTCTGCAACATGCTGTGCTCCTCAAAGCCGTAAAACAACAGCGACTCAAACCAGAGCATGTACTCGAAATTTGCACACTGAGCCTgggcaggggaaaaaaagacgaGTGGATTTCTGAATTTATcccgatttaaaaaaaaggaaaatgctgcactaaaaaaaaaaaaaccacacgcCTTACCTCGAGAGGGTTCCATGTAATCAGCTGCAGGCGGACTAAAGGGCTAAAGAGTCTGGGCAGACAGAGGCCTATGTAAGCATCTCTGTAGCCGTCGGCATATTCTCTCCTCCATACTTCAAAATGGGATTTGATGCAGTCAAGAGAATGAAAGTCCTCCACCACATCCTCAAATACTTTCTTACATTCCCTGATGATACGATCTGAATGGGATGAAATGCTTTCGTAAGGCATGAGCTTCAGGATGTCTGATGCATATTATGTCCTAGTTAAATCACATTTAATCAACACATTTGCCAATTCTCCTCGTTATGTTTGATGCTGTAATTTTTGCAGCAATTTAATGATGTACCTCTTTCCATGTTGAAGCTGGTGATGTCAGTAGAAGTCTCCTCATCATCAGATGATAAGCCTTCTTTATGCTCAGCCCTCTTTCCGTTCTGCTCTCTAGCTTGTCGCCGCCGAGTTCTGCACCCACCCACAAGCACAGACGCAGACAATTAAAACCAAGGACAGAATTTATGATGAACTGACTCCTTCAAAGTCTGAACTTTCTGAACTCTCTTGCATGGCAAACTATGCTTTATAAACCTTGCCACAATCACAGTTGtatttttgcaaagaaaaacgCAAAAATCTGCAAGTTTTGGCTTTTTCGTTGTCTGAGACAAGCACAAGAACACAGACACGAACCAGTACCATTGGCCTAGAAACATGTAACATAAATACAGATCCTGAACATGTTTTTGAGTACAACTGAGCTTCATACCGCCGTGCTTCTCTTTCTGCTATCCTCCTCTGACGACTGTTCTCCTGGTATGCTGCGCGGTCTCGACCAAAAGAGTCCAGATTAGGAGCCATGACGGCTTTATCTGCAAGAGACAGGAGCCATGTTAAAACCAGCAATGGAAGGCTGAAACAACCCATAACTCATAATTCTTTTTCTTGGCCCTCGATATCTCATGAAATATAAAGTACTCAAATATATAATCATTCagaatactttaaaataaagatgatgCAAGGGCAAGTGATAGGCATAGGTAAAATGATCAAACAAGTTAAAATACAGACACTAAACCTCTGAATATAAAAAGTAACATCAGCAATAAGACATcgtattaattaaaaataattttggtaTCATTCATTTTCTAGTCACTTACCTGGCGGCAACTTCCTACATGTTACAGTGAAAGTGACAAAGTGGCAAGTCAccaacagatattttttttatctttaacttAGTGACTCATTGCTTGAGATGAGTCCCAGCTGACTGTGAGACTCCAATAAAGAGAAACCAAAACGGCTCCTCCAATAAAACAGTTCTCATTTACATACATGCTCACTCAACCTtaatcacactcacacaaaagaATGtgaacagcacacacacacacacacacacacaaacacaaacacacactctcacatacaGAGAACTAACGAGGCTGttcaaataaatcataaaaacctTCAAGATGGACTGACTTGAAAGGCTTGCAAACTCCGCCGATTCATCTTTAATATCATCCTGTCTTCTCTGGACAAGTCGTGAGGCCCGTTGCCTTAGTAACTGGTGCATGGCAGCCTCCAGCTCCAGGACAGCAGGCACCTGAAAGATATGATGCcttctgtgacctctgacccaaACAAAAGCGGGGCTCCGAATCACAGGGGTGTCTTGctggagggagaagaggagcatgatggcaaaataaaactggaaCCAAAGTTTTACTCGTGTCGGGTGAAAACTTGAGCGTCTCTAAAATGTCAGATGCTTAAACactatggacttttttttcagccaatggtttaaaatgaaactactgacaaaacaaattgaaaggatcagtgtgtaggattttgtggcatctagcagtgaggattgcagatggCAGCCATGTAAAACTTCTTCCATGTGCCAAGTATTAAGCCCTGGTTGGGattcctttagtgttcattgttcaggaggttttcagcaggagctgaattatctacagaggtctcttcctctccaaaacaatcGGACCAGGTGATGAAAACCGGTAGAAACgctaaaaaaaagtagtttcactatatgttttttttaaatctgtgttgtTCTAACGCTGTAAAGGCTTGttgtggaggggctgctaactatgttgcccaacatgaaaacacaaatggccctatctaaaGCTAGTGTTCAGTTCATctgttctgggctgctgtagaaacatggtgcaACTTGGCAAGCTCCGTGTACAAGGATCAGCTCcgtatgtaaatataaacagctctttctaaggtaacaaaaacatgacgattcttattttcaggtgattatactaAAACATGCTTGTTCTATCTTATTCCGTTTCTGCCAAAACGATTCCcataaatcttacacactggacctttgaagTTAATTGATTAAAACCAAAAGCATGTAATAAAATTGAAGAGTTTAAGGTTTTTACCCAACATTGACAGTATACAGTTCCAGTCTCGATGTTTATACTGTATTAAAGACTCCATTCTAAGTCATACTGATTGGTTAGTTATCATCACCTAACAGggttaaaaacagacattagtGTAGTTGAGGAAACACACTGGCATCCGGCAGGCCATGTTCCATgtagctgctgctctgctgctgtagGATCAAGACTGAATTATTCAGTTAAGACATGCATTTAGTAAGTAGATATAGGTGCACAAAAATAAAGCTTGATCAGAGATAtatcattgtttaaaaaaaaaaactggactcATCTCTGTGAAGCTCAGAAACTAAAGTATATGGCTGGCTGCCAACTACACTggcttttcatctttttcatcaaaaaacaaaacaagtgcaaAAGCATGCCTCtgatataaaattacaaaatgagaTCAGTTGTGAAGCAACTGGTGCATACATGGAGTGTACTCCAAGTAACTAATTTGCAGTCACATTGGCTTGTCAATACTGTTAACTAACATCAAAAGTGGTATCTAAACTTAAAAATGGTCCTTTTATGACTCTGAAATAGTGTTTCACCATATGGATTTATTCTTAGATTCTATGGCTTTCAAATCAGCATTAAGTGATGAGAGATCACAGACACAAAACGGAAAACAGCTAATCAGAGAGCACATAAATTCTCCCTTACCTTTTCACTGAAACACTCAAGCAAGTCTCCAACATACCCTCGCATCTCTTGCAAGAATTTATATTGATCTGCATTGTCATTGGACGAGCCCTCCAGCTGCTGTATGGCGCTCTCAGAGGCAGCTAGGTCTTCTTCAATCTGTTTGTAGCGCCTGGCGTTTGCTTCGTGGCCTGCACGCATTTGAGTGAGCCTATAGACACATGACATACAGGGAAAGACGGTAATGATGACTtagatgaggaaaaacaaagctAGTCTAATAATCACTGACATACACTGAGCAGAACATTGCTTTAGAGTGCACCCGTCCAATACGAACATAATGAAAACAGATTTACAGGAGACAAGGAGCTCCCTCTCTGACCCTTAGATCTGTGGATAGCTTTGCTGGACCACAGCACAcaaagatggcagcagctgagGTGGAGACTGACATTAGATGTTGCAGGAGTCTTCTACTGAACCTACCTATCCTGCAGGCGTTTCTTTACCAGATCAATGGATACCGGGGTTAGATCACTAATAGGGGTGCCGTAGTGAACAGAACCATTGTCTGCTCGGCCAGTTGGCTTGGAAGTCTGTGGGGCCACTGTGCTGTAGGAGAAAGGCATGCTGTACGAAGAGCCGTAGGGTTGGCTCTCGTAGCTGTTCTGGTAGTAGACTGTGTTGTCCTCTGGCTGGCTGCTTTGGACCTAGTCATcgaaaacaaggaaaatacaTATTGCATTTAGTAGGGGTAGGAGATATGGCCCTAAAATATTATCATGATCATTTTAACGATATTCTTAATGATATAACAAAAATGATCTCTGATTTCTTAAGTTTGCAAACAGTAACTCAGAGTGTTgtgaaaaatcacaattttcaaaattgttgATGTTGTCCAAGCAACAAGAACAAACCAAATGACATTCAATATACAATGatataaaatggcaaaaagcaTTATTTAGCAGAATGCATGACTGTTCACACTTCAGAGACTCAATATATCTTACCTGGGGTATGCTGATTCCTTTCCTAATCTGCTCCTGCTCCCAACGGCTCACCTCCTCATCCTGACCCGTATCCAGCGCCTCATCGTCACTGCCCTCAATACCTGTACACAAAGAGCATGTTCAGGTCTTAGGTACAACTGATTCAAAACAGCAGTATACAGTCAGTGAACAGTCATATTTTTTACAGTACCTATCTCCTCTGCAATCTTctgtctctggcttttgttctTGACAGCACTGAAGCGGATCCTCTTCTCTTCCTCATCTTCGTCATCACTGGCATCTTGGTCTTCTCGTACCATACGTTTCTTGGGAGCCTCCGTCTCAACCAGAGGGGCTTCACCCCCCAGCTCTCTGGCCAGTTGCCGTCGCTTTCTGGCAGCATGGATGAA
This genomic window from Plectropomus leopardus isolate mb chromosome 13, YSFRI_Pleo_2.0, whole genome shotgun sequence contains:
- the paxbp1 gene encoding PAX3- and PAX7-binding protein 1, with the translated sequence MFKKAKRANFRRRNDSDEDEQEESRQPPLLPTSFGPAVEEIPFMETSHSSVTGAPSSTDNCYSNGFLASVRTVKKEKKSRDVVTAAVPVPTKASLLSFDDDEEGSEVFRVKKSNHSKKIVKQLKKEYKEDLEKSGVKQEIKSDAPLQPVLAIKEEVISRAGSEQGEEEMEVDSADEQAEDTKSQGGQGQGQVSRSNNAGATFNTLSSLSSLRPGEIPDAAFIHAARKRRQLARELGGEAPLVETEAPKKRMVREDQDASDDEDEEEKRIRFSAVKNKSQRQKIAEEIGIEGSDDEALDTGQDEEVSRWEQEQIRKGISIPQVQSSQPEDNTVYYQNSYESQPYGSSYSMPFSYSTVAPQTSKPTGRADNGSVHYGTPISDLTPVSIDLVKKRLQDRLTQMRAGHEANARRYKQIEEDLAASESAIQQLEGSSNDNADQYKFLQEMRGYVGDLLECFSEKVPAVLELEAAMHQLLRQRASRLVQRRQDDIKDESAEFASLSNKAVMAPNLDSFGRDRAAYQENSRQRRIAEREARRTRRRQAREQNGKRAEHKEGLSSDDEETSTDITSFNMERDRIIRECKKVFEDVVEDFHSLDCIKSHFEVWRREYADGYRDAYIGLCLPRLFSPLVRLQLITWNPLEAQCANFEYMLWFESLLFYGFEEHSMLQRGDGDISLLPAIVEKVILSKLTVLAEQVWDPLSNSQTARLVGFIRRLMKGYPTVLHGDNRYTQELLKTIVFRTRRTLDEDVFLPLYPKHVLENKNSSPYLFYQRQFWSCVKLLGNILQWDGILSISCLRDLALDSTLNRYILSALQTTDTGEDNIPKCQKVVECLPVQWFSGLKGQQTLPQLEPLCRYLTHLANSLYRSSLGGSDVERRTAKEQVKEVVKLLGHMNALDHIITVAEEHGIKDIKPLLEAKS